TTCTTGGTCTGGCGTGCTGGCAAACAGGGTGCGCAGCAAGTCGCGCAACAGGATAGCCATGGAGGAGGCGCCCAGCATCACGCCGCTGGCGTAGAAGATGCCCACCGAGGCGCCGGTGACGGGGGCTTCGGTGTCCCAGTTGATCTCGGCCTGCACCCAGCTGCCTTTGAGCAGCAGCCAAGACACATAGAGCATGGCGATCTGGGCCAGCACCAGGCAGATCTTTTTGCCTGTACGGGGCAGACGCGACACCAGGGCATCGGTGCCCAGGTGCCCGTGTTCACGCAAGGCCACCACGGCGCCCATGAAGGTCAGCCACACGAAGAGCCAGCGCGAGACTTCTTCGGACATGGTGAGCCCCGAGTTGAAGGCGTAGCGCAACACCACGTTGCCGAAGACCAGCACCACCATGACGGCGAGGAACAAGCCCCCGAGCATGTCCAGCGCCCGGGTGTAACCGCGCAAAACGCGGTCCGCAAATTCGAACATCCTTGTCTCCAGTCAATACGTTATCGCTTGTCGGGATAATTTTGTACGAACTGGTTAGTTTTAATCATCGGTGCAAACCCTTGGTGGATGCCTACCCGCACGCGCGCTCTATGCACACGCAAAAACGGGCCGGTTCAGTGAATGAACCGGCCCGTTTGCAATGGGCTTGAGGGACCGAGCGAGGAGCCGATGGACCTGCGTTCAGCAGCGCACAAAGCGCACCACCATCTCGATGATGGAGTCACGCCGCTGCGCCAGAGCGCTGGGCTCATCCAGCGAGCGCTTGAAGATGGCGCTGAACGTGTGGCTGTTGGACACGTTGAAAAAACACAGGGCCGAGATCGACATGTGCAGATCGATCGGGTCCATATCGGAACGGAACACCCCGCCCGCCACGCCGCGCTCATACACCGCCTGAACGGCGTTGATGGCCGGAACATTCAACTCCTGGATGGTGGCGGAGCGGCGTATGAACTCGCCCCGGTGCATGTTCTCATTCATCACCAGACGGATGAATTCGGGGTTGCCCAGTTGGTAGTCGAACGTGAAGCCCACCAGCGTGCGCAGAGCGGCTTCGGGCTCCATGTCTTCGAGCCGCAGCGAGGTTTCGATCTGGCGAATGCGGCGGTAGGCCTCTTCCAGAACCGCAAGATACAAGCCTTCTTTGCTACCAAAATAGTAGTAAATCATGCGCTTGCTGGTGTGGGTCAGCGCGGCGATCTCGTCAATGCGCGCCCCGGCAAGCCCCTTGTCGGCGAACTCGGACGTGGCCACCTCCAGAATGTTGGCCATGGTGCGGTCGGGGTCGTTGACGCGCACGCGCTCTGCAGCCGAGGCGGCTGTGGCGTCGCGAGCGACCCTGCGCCGGGGAGCGGGCACAGTCACAGGCTCGGGCCCATGGGCGGGAGAGGTTCTAACCAGTTCGTTCATAGCAGATATAGCATAAGGCAATATCTGCCAGCCCTCCCTCCTTGGATACCCGGGGGTTCAGCCCCTGCACAGCGGCTTGCGCGCGGCGCAGGAGGTCAGCGCCTCAAGCGGGCTGGGTGTCCGCAAAACTGGGGCGCTGCATCAGCTTGTCCTGCAGCTTGGCCAGGTTGGGGTATTCAGCACGCCAGGCCAGCTCGGGGTAGCGGAACTCCAGCCAACCCAGGGCGCAGCCCACAGCGATGTCGGACAGGCTCAAATGGATGCCACTGCAATACGGCTTGTCACCCAGGCCCTGGCCCATGGCCTTGAGCGCGGCTTGCACCTTGCCCATTTGCCGGTCGATCCAGGCTTGGCAGCGCTGGTCATCGGGGCGGTGCGCCCAGGTGGACTCCATGCGCGCCAAGATGGCGGCGTCCATGGCGCCATCGGCCAGCGCTTCCCAGGTCTTGACCTCAGCGCGCTCACGGCCTTGCGACGGGATGAGCTTGCCCACGGGCGAGAGGGTGTCCAGGTATTCCACGATCACGCGGGAGTCGAACACGGCCTCGCCCCCTTCCATCACCAGGCAGGGCACCTTGCCCAGGGGGTTGGATGCGGACACGGCGGTGTCGTCGCCCCAGACGTTGTCCTGCAGGAACTGGTAGTCGAGCTTTTTCTCGGCCAGCACAATGCGCACTTTGCGCACGTACGGGCTGGTGGTGGATCCGATCAGTTTCATGGGTAAGCAGGAAGTGAATGCCCGCACGCAAACAGCATGCGCGGGCTGGGGTGGCGATTCTATCGGCACCCGCCCACCTGCGCCTGACGCGGGGCGGCGAAGCGACCACAGTGCCTGCACGCCTACAATTGCGCGCCATGAGCCTGTCCACCATCACCGCCCTCTCGCCGCTTGACGGCCGTTACGCCCCCAAACTTGCCGCGCTGCGCCCCATCATGAGCGAGCACGGCTACATGCACCGCCGGGTGCAGGTTGAAGTGGCGTGGTTCATTGCCCTGTCTGATGCAGGCTTTGCAGAATTCAAGCCGCTCACCACCGGAGCGCGCGCTTACTTGCTGGGTCTGATCAAGAACTTCTCCGAGGCCGATTCCGCCGCCATCAAAGAGATCGAAAAAACCACCAACCACGACGTGAAGGCCGTGGAATACTGGATCAAGAGCAAGTTCGAAGCCCGCCCCGAGCTGGAAAAGGCCTCCGAATTTGTGCACTTTGCCTGCACCAGCGAAGACATCAACAACACCAGCCATGCGCTGCAACTGCGCTCGGGCCGCGACCAGGTCGTGCTGCCGGGCCTGGACCGCATCGTGCTCAAGCTGCGCGAAATGTCGCACGCCTTTGCCGATGTGCCCATGCTCAGCCGCACCCACGGCCAAACCGCCAGCCCCACCACCGTGGGCAAGGAAATGGCCAACGTGGTCATGCGCCTGCAAACGGCCTGCGAGAAGATCGCCTCGGTCAAGATCATGGGCAAGATGAACGGCGCCGTGGGCAACTACAACGCCCACCTGTCGGCCTGGCCTGACTTTGACTGGGAAGCCTTCAGCAAGAAGGTCATCGAAACGCCCGAACCCTTGGGCCTGGGCCTGACCTTCCAGCCCTATTCGATCCAGATCGAGCCGCACGACTACATGGCCGAGCTGTTCGACGCCGTGGCGCGCGCCAACACCATCCTGATCGACCTCTCGCGCGACATCTGGGGCTACGTGAGCCTGGGCTACTTCAAGCAGCGCCTCAAAGCCGGTGAAATTGGCTCGTCCACCATGCCGCACAAGGTCAACCCCATCGACTTTGAAAACGCCGAAGGCAACCTGGGCCTGGCCAACGCGCTGCTCAAGCACCTGTCCGAGAAGCTGCCCGTCAGCCGCTGGCAGCGCGACCTGACCGACAGCACCGTGCTGCGCAACATGGGCGTGGCCCTGGGCTACGCCGCGCTGGCCTACACCTCGCTGCTGACCGGCCTGAATAAGTTGGAAATCAACGAAGAAGCCCTGGCTGCCGATCTGGACGCATCGTGGGAAGTGCTGGCCGAGCCCATCCAGACGGTGATGCGCCGCTTTGGCGTGCAGGGCGCGTACGAAAAGCTCAAGGAAGTGACACGCGGCAAGACCGTGACGGCCGAAGCGCTGCACGGTCTGATCCAGTCGCTGGAAATCCCTCAGGCCGAAAAAGACCGCCTGCTGGCCATGACGCCAGGCAGCTACGTGGGCAAGGCCGCAGAGCTGGCACGCCGCGTATAAAAATGATAGCTGCCTGCGCTTTTAGCACGGGCCTTTGACACCTCTAGAGCTGCCAAAGCAAGGAAACACTTGCGCTGGCAGCTCTTGTTTTTGATACACCCCATGGCCATCAAATCCACCATCTTCAAGGCGAACCTGCAGATCGCCGACATCGACCACGGCTACTACGCCGACCATGCCCTGACCCTGGCCCGCCACCCCAGCGAGACCGACGAGCGCATGATGGTGCGGCTGGCGGCCCTGGCCATCCAGGCGCACCAGCTCAACGACTTGTGCAATGGCGACGGCACGCTGGCCTTTGGCGCGGGGCTGTCGGACCCGGATGACCCGGATGCATCGCTGACCGACTTCACGGGCCGCAAGCGGGTGTGGATTGAAGTGGGGCAGCCCGAAGACAAGCCGCTGACCAAGGCCTGCAGCAAGGCAGACTCGGTGCTCGTCTACTGCTTCAACCACGCCTCGGAAGTGTGGTGGAAAGGCATCGAGACCAAGCTCTCGCGCTTGGACAAGCTGCAGGTGTGGCGCATCCCCACCGAGGCATCGCAAGCCCTGGCCGCCATGGCCGAGCGCAGCATGCAACTGCAAGCCACCGTGCAAGAAGGCGCGCTGACCCTGAGCAGCAACCTGGGCAGCGTGCATGTGGAGCCCGTGCGCTGGAAATGACGCCAACGGGAGCAATGCAGCCCCATCGTTCAGATTATTAGCAGAAACACCTGATTGGCGACCTGCCTCAGACGCCTTCTCGTCCCCACCCGTTCGGGCTGAGCCTGTCGAAGCCTTGCACGCACGCGGCAAGCCCTGGCTTCGACGGGCTCAGCCCGAACGGATGGAGTGGTATCTGAGGCAAGTATCTAATCAGGCAGAAACAGGCTCCAGGGCTTGAACCCCTATAGCAAGCAGCTATTAAATTAATAGCAAAAATCACGCACGCGGCATGAGCGCGCCACACTGCCAGCACTGCTCAAAGCCGCCCTCCACCGTCTCCCCGCAACGGCAGACCCACAGGCGCTGGGGCAGGTTCTGCAGGTCTTGCAGCAACGCCCGGGCGCGGTCGGCGTGTTCGTCGTAGTCCAGCCAAATCTCGGGCAAACATTGGTCGGGCGGCAGGTGCCCGGCGGCGGCCCCCAGGTATTGGCGCTGCACCGAAGCGGTCATGCCCGCTTCGCACAACAAGTCTGCCCACACAGTGGCAATCGCGATGTTGGGGGCTTGGGTCAGGCGCAGCATCGGCCCACCTTAACCGTTGGAGTGTCGCGCGTACAGACCTGCGGACCCGGAGGCCCTCTCAGGGCGAGGGTGCGCGTGCAGGTGCATGCGATGTCTGCCCGGTAGCGCGGCCTTCCGCCGCTCGCTCGGCATAGCGGTTGAAGCGCCAGGCCGAATGCTCCAGCGTGATGCGGCGCCACACCTGGCGCTTCGCGCCGGGCGACATGCCTGGCCAATGCTGCACCTCGTCAAAGGTGCGGCCACAGCCTTTGCACAGGTCGTCCCCCTGGCTGGTAGAGCAAATGGCAATGCAGGGCGTGTCGGGTGTGGTGTCGTACCAGCCCAGCCAGGCCTGTAGCGCTTCGGGTGGCAAACGGTCCTCGTCCACCGCATCTTCGTGCCGGTACACCATCAACGCATACACCTCGGCCAGCGCCTGCACCTGCGGCGCCAGCGCCATGCCCGCGCAGGCGGGTGCACGCTCGCGCCAGTGGTTGATGGCGGTTTCGATGTCGGTGATGTGGATGGCGGTCATGGACGCAAAAGGCAGCTGTGCGGCTGGGCGGCCGGGCCGCTGCGTGCAGCAGGGGCAGGGCAAAACGGGGGCACAAGGACGGGGGCTGGATGATAGCCGCCGCAGGACACCACCGCCGCTGCAAGGTCTCCCCATGAAAAATCCCCGCCACAGCCAAAGCCAGGGCGGGGATGGCAAGGCCGATGCCTTGGTGCGTCAGGGTGGCGTTAGGTCAGGCAGCAGCGACCTTGGAGGTCTTGCGGCTTTGCAGGTACTTGCCCGTGGCCACCACCAGCACCGCACCCAGCGCAGCGGCTGCGTAGAAGCCCAGCGAGTGGTGGGGCACGATGGGCTCCAGCATCTTGTCGGAGACGATGGTTTCACCGCCCACCCAGCCAATCAGGGCCGCCCCGAGGGTCACGATGACAGGGTAACGCGTCATCACCTTGATCATCAGCGTGCTGCCAAAAATCACGATAGGAATGGCGATGGCCAAGCCCAGCACCAGCAGAGCCATATCGCCGTTGGCCGCTGCGGCCACGCCAATCACGTTGTCCAGGCTCATCACCAGGTCGGCCACCAGGATCGTGCGAATGGCGGCCATCAAACCGCTTTGCTTGTTCTCACCTTCGTCTTCTTCGTCATCGCCGTCATTGAGCAATTGCACGCCAATCCATAGCAGCAAGATGCCGCCCACCAGTTGCAGCCAAGGCAGCGCCATGAGCTTGACGGCCACAATGGTCAACACCACCCGCAGCAGCACCGCCGCCGCAGTGCCCCAGAAGATGGCCAGCTTTTGCTGGCGGGGCTCCAGGCTGCGGGCCGCCAGGGCGATCACCACGGCGTTGTCGCCAGAGAGGATGATGTTGATCCAGATGATCTGGGCCAGCCCGATCCAGAATGCTTGGCTCGAAAGTAATTCCATTGATGTCTCCGTCCTGGGGTAGGGGCAGCCTTCGCTAGGGAAACCACCCATGTTTTGAGGGATGCGCAATTCGCAACCGTGGGCGAGGAGTTTAGTCAAGCAAACCCCTTCACCCTATGCGTAATTGTTCGTACAGCACACCCCCTCGCTTTTCTGGCGATTCCCGCTCGCTGCGAGTGGTTTTTTAGAAAAAACCTACGGCGTGATGGAAATTCTTACAATCCCCCTCACTCCAAAGGGGAGTAGCTCCCAACGCCTGCCAAACCTGTACCGATCAGGTTTGCAGCAAAGTCAACGGGTCGTCAGTACGGTGGCGCCCACAAGCCACCCGGCCCGTTGTGCACACCCATCCAGTGTGCCGAGCAAGACCTTTGATGGCCCCGTCGCGGGGTGATCAAGGTCGTCCTTCGCCCAAGCGGTTCGTTTGCTGGCAGGCTCCCTGATTTCCTCGAAGCTGGCCAGAGCACTCTGACGGACAGATCCGGCGCCGCAATGGCGACGGAAAACTCCTTTTGACCTAGAACACCGAGGAATTTATGGACTTTTTGGCTTCGCCCGAATTTTGGCTTGCACTGGGCCAGATCATCATCATCGACATCTTGCTCGGCGGCGACAACGCCGTCGTGATTGCCCTGGCCTGCCGCAAGCTGCCACCTGCCCAGCGCACCAAGGGCATCATCTGGGGCACAGCGGGCGCCATCATCTTGCGCGTCATCCTGATCGCCTTCGCCATGACGCTGCTGGCACTGCCTTTCCTCAAGTTCGTCGGCGCACTGCTGCTGGTGTGGATTGGCGTGAAGCTGCTGGCCCCGGACGAAGACGGCCACGGCGACGTGCAAGGCAGCGACAAGCTGCTGGCCGCCATCAAGACCATCATCGTGGCCGACCTGGTGATGAGCGTGGACAACGTGATCGCCATTGCCGGCGCTGCGCAAAATGCGGGCGAGCACTCCTTCCTGCTGGTGGTGCTGGGCCTGCTGATTTCCATCCCGATCATCGTCTGGGGCAGCCAGTTGGTCATCAAGCTGATGGAGCGCTTCCCCCTCATCATCACGCTGGGCGGCATGCTGCTGGGTTGGATTGCGGGCGGCATGCTGGTCACCGACCCTGTCTTCGCCAACCTCGACAAGTGGCAGTGGATGCTCAAGCTGCCGCAGTCTGACGTCGTGAAGTACGGCGCCAGCGTGGCCGGTGCCCTGATCGTGCTGGCGGTAGGCAAGTTCATCGTGTCGCGTCGCACTCCGGGCAGCGACGCAGCCCACGGCTGATACGCACAGGCACAAGGCGTCTGCACTTCGCCTTGAAACGAACCGCCAGGCGGGTGCAACACCACGCCCCGCCTGGACCGCTTCCAGGGCAGAGTGGCCCAGCACACTCTGCCCTTTACTTGAAACTCTCAACCCAGGCAGTGATCGACATGGACAAAATCATTGTGTACGTGGACGACGCTGACCATGCGCAGCAACTGTTGGCCCCGCTGGTGGCCCGCACCCCTGCGCCCCACCAGCACTGGGTACTGGTGGCCTGCGCGCCCCGCATGACACACCGCGTGAGCAAGTGGGTCAGCCACAGCGCCCGCGAGAGTTGGCGCACCAAATGGGCCGACAAGCTGTTTGCGCAAATCACCACCACCGTGGGCCTGTCGCCAGCACAAGTCACCACGGTGTTGGCCAAAGGCCCTTTGGCCGAACTGACCGAACAACTGCAAGCCGATTTGCAAGCCAACGGAAGCCGCACAGCACCAGTGATGGATGCGCGCAAGCCCAGAAGCACCGAGGCTGCGCCGCAGCCCCTGACGCCCCGGGCCGCCACCGAGCTGGCACCCAGTCCAGCCCCCAGGCCCAGCCACTGGCCCCGCGTGCTGGGCAGTGTGCTCACCGGCTGCGGCACCTTGTGGGCTCTGGCGCTCGACTGAGCGCGGCCTCGCCCCAATAACGCCCCCCCAAGCAGACGCCCATCGCCTTCATCGCAGGGCGCTATGCCAGCCTCCACCAGCCCCCTGCGGTGCTATTCTGGCGCCATGAAAATCCTTCTGAAATGGCTGCTCAGCGCCGCAGCGCTGCTGTGTGTGGCCTACATTTACAGCGGCGTGCAGGTGCAGAGCTTTGGCTCGGCGCTGATTGCAGCCTTTGTCATTGGCCTGTTCAACGCCGTGCTGCGACCGGTGCTGGTCCTCCTGACGCTGCCGGTCACCGTAGTCACCGTCGGCTTGTTCCTGTTTGTCATCAACGCGCTGATGTTCTGGGCCGCCGCCGGGGTGCTCGACGGCTTCCACGTCAACGGCTTCGGCGCAGCGCTGCTGGGGTCGCTGATTTACTCAGCACTCGGGCTGGTGATCGAATCAGCGCTCGGCGGCCTGTTCACGAAGCAGTAACTGCACTGCCCGCAGGCGGGTGTCGATGATCGACGCCTCGAAGTGGTCGTCGGCCAAGGTGCTGCGCCGCGCCAGGTCCTGACCCGCCCTGAAGCGATCCACAGCCGCCGCATAGTCGTAGCGCGACACTTGCGCCTCGGCCTCGGCCCGCACGGCGCGCAAAGGCTGGTTCTGCGCACTCCACACCCCTGCCAAGGCCTGCCAGGCCCCCGCATCGCGGGGGTGGGTGGCCAGCCAGGTTTGCAACGGGCTGGTGACCTCCTGCAAACCTGGCTGGCCCGTGCGCAAGACGATCTGTGTGCGCAGCAAGATTTCGGGGCGGCGGGTATCCCCCGCAGGCATGGCGGCAAGGGCGGCTGGGGCGTTGCCAGCGGCCAGTTCCAACTCGGCCACCAACAACTGCGCCACGCGGGCCGCCGCCACATCGCCCTTGACCAATTGCTGCAGTTGCCCGGCCGACCGACGGGCAGCCGCCACATCGCGCAACTGGCTGCTGCCCAGCGCTGCGGCATACAAGACACCCGCTTTGCGCGCCAGGGGCAGGGCCGCAAAGCCCGTACCCTGCGGCTCAGCAATCCACTGGCGCAGCACATCCACCCCAGGGTTGGACAGCACCCGCGCCCGCGCTGACACCATGGCATGCTCCGCCACCAACACCGGGGCGCTGCTGGCCGCCAGCCCGCCTGAAGGCAAGCGCGACTGCATATCGGCCATGCGCTGCGTTGTGAGCGGGTGACTGCGCAAATAGGGCCAGCTGCCGTTGTCGTTGATGCGGTTGGCCTGCTGCAGTTTCTCAAACATGCCCACAAAGCCCTCGGGCGCAAAACCAGCGGGCTCCATCAGGCCCATGCCCACCCGATCGGCCTCGCGCTCCATGTCGCGCGAAAAATTCAATTGGTTCTGCATCGCCACGGCCTGACCGCCCACCACCAGGGCCTGCGTGGCGCCGGGGTTCTTGCTGGCCGCCAAGGCACCCAGCACCATCGCCCCGAGCAACAGCGGCGCTTGTCGGCTTTGCTGCGTCAGCAGCCGCGAGATGTGTCGCTGCGTCACATGGCTCAACTCGTGCGCCAGCACCGAGGCCAACTCATCGCGCGTGCCCACCACGCCGATCAACCCCAGATGCAACCCCAGGTAGCCCCCAGGCAACGCAAACGCGTTCACCGTGCGGTCCCGCCCCAGCAGCACTTCCCAGGCAAAGCGCTCGTCCAGCTCGGCAGACAACTCCCCGCGCGAACGCGCCGCAGCAATCAACGGCTGCCAAATGCCCTGCACATACTCGGCAATCACCGGGTCATCGATGTAATCCGGATCACGGTACAGCTCGCGGATGATGCGGTCGCCCAGGCGCCGCTCCTCGCTGCTGGTCAAGTCGCTGCCATCCCCCAGCGTGGGCAGCCCAGCCTGGGCCTGCGCCACCGCCGGAGCAAATGCGCTTGTCGCTATCAAAAGAGAAGCTGTCAGCGCTTGACACACCTGCGCTAGCGGCTTTTTTTTACCCAATATCAACACTTGTGGTCTCCCTGGCGCCGTCCATCGGCCACAACGCTCACTTCGCGATGCATGACCGTATGATGCCCCGACAACCCAATTGTTTCGCACACGTTTGCAACCCAACGTGCTTGCCCAGGCCAAGACCATGACCTCCAAAACACCAAACTCCCCCGAAACAGCCAGCGCATCCCCGCTCACCCACTTCGACGCCCAAGGCCAGGCACACATGGTCGACGTAGGTGCCAAGGCCGCCACCCACCGCATCGCAGTAGCTACCGGCCGTATCGAAATGCAGCCGGAAACCTTGGCACTGATTGAATCGGGCACTGCCAAAAAAGGGGATGTTCTGGGCATCGCCCGCATCGCCGGCATCATGGCCGCGAAAAAGACGAGCGACCTGATTCCGCTGTGCCACCCCTTGGCACTGACACGGGTTGCTATTGAATTTGAAGCAGCCAGCACACGTATACCGGACGCTACGGGCATATTTTGCTCAGCTACGGTGGAGACAGTGGGGCAAACCGGGGTGGAAATGGAAGCGCTGACCGCCGTCCAGATCGCCTTGCTGACGATTTATGACATGTGCAAGGCGGTGGATAGGGGGATGCTGATTATGGGGGTGGGGGTGAGGGAAAAGCGGGGAGGAAAGTCGGGAACCTATCGTTTGGCGTAGCTGTCGCATCCCGGCCGATCGTATGGCCGCTTGTGAAACAGATCCGGCCTCTCCTGGTACCACTGCTTCATGGCCTGCATCGGCGTCTTGCTGCCCAGTGCTGACTGCGGCAACTGGTGGTTGTACAAAGCCACATAGCGCTGCAAGGTTTGCTCCATATCTTCACGGCTGTTGAACCGGTGGGTCTTCAGAACGTCCGCAATGCGGCCATTGAACCGCTCCACCATGCCATTGGTTCTGGGTGTCCTGGGCCTGGTCAGCCGGTGCTCTATACCCAGCTCCTAGCACAGCTGGTCGAACTCATGGTTGCCGCTGGGTTCGCGTTCCTTGCTGGCCAACAGGCGGATCGCGCCCTCCTTGCCGTTGTCGGTCAGCAGCTTGTTGATCTTGATCGGACAGACCTGTGCAGTGCCTTCAGGAAGGCCTGTGCACTGGCAGCCGTCTTGTTGGCCTTGAACTGCACAAACACCCACCGCGTGGCCCTGTCGATGGCCACGAACAGATAGCGTCGGCTGCTCTCGTCTTGCATCTGGGGCAGGTACTTCACGTCCATGTGCAGATAGCCTGGCTCGTAGCTCTTGAAGGCCTTGTAGGCCACCGCAGGCTCCTGGGGTTTGAGAGCGTTGAGGTTGCCCGCTCCATGGCGGCGCAGACACCTGTCCAGGCCCGAGCGTGAGACATGGGGGCAAATGAACTCGCGCGT
This Acidovorax sp. 106 DNA region includes the following protein-coding sequences:
- a CDS encoding TRAP transporter small permease, with the translated sequence MFEFADRVLRGYTRALDMLGGLFLAVMVVLVFGNVVLRYAFNSGLTMSEEVSRWLFVWLTFMGAVVALREHGHLGTDALVSRLPRTGKKICLVLAQIAMLYVSWLLLKGSWVQAEINWDTEAPVTGASVGIFYASGVMLGASSMAILLRDLLRTLFASTPDQELVMVQESEEVAALEQRHLGDVAPHFSHGPVVAKDDPTPARKP
- a CDS encoding phage holin family protein, with protein sequence MKILLKWLLSAAALLCVAYIYSGVQVQSFGSALIAAFVIGLFNAVLRPVLVLLTLPVTVVTVGLFLFVINALMFWAAAGVLDGFHVNGFGAALLGSLIYSALGLVIESALGGLFTKQ
- a CDS encoding glutathione S-transferase N-terminal domain-containing protein — its product is MKLIGSTTSPYVRKVRIVLAEKKLDYQFLQDNVWGDDTAVSASNPLGKVPCLVMEGGEAVFDSRVIVEYLDTLSPVGKLIPSQGRERAEVKTWEALADGAMDAAILARMESTWAHRPDDQRCQAWIDRQMGKVQAALKAMGQGLGDKPYCSGIHLSLSDIAVGCALGWLEFRYPELAWRAEYPNLAKLQDKLMQRPSFADTQPA
- a CDS encoding TerC family protein; this encodes MDFLASPEFWLALGQIIIIDILLGGDNAVVIALACRKLPPAQRTKGIIWGTAGAIILRVILIAFAMTLLALPFLKFVGALLLVWIGVKLLAPDEDGHGDVQGSDKLLAAIKTIIVADLVMSVDNVIAIAGAAQNAGEHSFLLVVLGLLISIPIIVWGSQLVIKLMERFPLIITLGGMLLGWIAGGMLVTDPVFANLDKWQWMLKLPQSDVVKYGASVAGALIVLAVGKFIVSRRTPGSDAAHG
- the moaC gene encoding cyclic pyranopterin monophosphate synthase MoaC; translation: MTSKTPNSPETASASPLTHFDAQGQAHMVDVGAKAATHRIAVATGRIEMQPETLALIESGTAKKGDVLGIARIAGIMAAKKTSDLIPLCHPLALTRVAIEFEAASTRIPDATGIFCSATVETVGQTGVEMEALTAVQIALLTIYDMCKAVDRGMLIMGVGVREKRGGKSGTYRLA
- a CDS encoding DUF3717 domain-containing protein; translation: MTAIHITDIETAINHWRERAPACAGMALAPQVQALAEVYALMVYRHEDAVDEDRLPPEALQAWLGWYDTTPDTPCIAICSTSQGDDLCKGCGRTFDEVQHWPGMSPGAKRQVWRRITLEHSAWRFNRYAERAAEGRATGQTSHAPARAPSP
- a CDS encoding TetR/AcrR family transcriptional regulator; translation: MNELVRTSPAHGPEPVTVPAPRRRVARDATAASAAERVRVNDPDRTMANILEVATSEFADKGLAGARIDEIAALTHTSKRMIYYYFGSKEGLYLAVLEEAYRRIRQIETSLRLEDMEPEAALRTLVGFTFDYQLGNPEFIRLVMNENMHRGEFIRRSATIQELNVPAINAVQAVYERGVAGGVFRSDMDPIDLHMSISALCFFNVSNSHTFSAIFKRSLDEPSALAQRRDSIIEMVVRFVRC
- the purB gene encoding adenylosuccinate lyase, coding for MSLSTITALSPLDGRYAPKLAALRPIMSEHGYMHRRVQVEVAWFIALSDAGFAEFKPLTTGARAYLLGLIKNFSEADSAAIKEIEKTTNHDVKAVEYWIKSKFEARPELEKASEFVHFACTSEDINNTSHALQLRSGRDQVVLPGLDRIVLKLREMSHAFADVPMLSRTHGQTASPTTVGKEMANVVMRLQTACEKIASVKIMGKMNGAVGNYNAHLSAWPDFDWEAFSKKVIETPEPLGLGLTFQPYSIQIEPHDYMAELFDAVARANTILIDLSRDIWGYVSLGYFKQRLKAGEIGSSTMPHKVNPIDFENAEGNLGLANALLKHLSEKLPVSRWQRDLTDSTVLRNMGVALGYAALAYTSLLTGLNKLEINEEALAADLDASWEVLAEPIQTVMRRFGVQGAYEKLKEVTRGKTVTAEALHGLIQSLEIPQAEKDRLLAMTPGSYVGKAAELARRV
- a CDS encoding DUF2007 domain-containing protein, whose protein sequence is MLRLTQAPNIAIATVWADLLCEAGMTASVQRQYLGAAAGHLPPDQCLPEIWLDYDEHADRARALLQDLQNLPQRLWVCRCGETVEGGFEQCWQCGALMPRA
- a CDS encoding M48 family metalloprotease, producing MCQALTASLLIATSAFAPAVAQAQAGLPTLGDGSDLTSSEERRLGDRIIRELYRDPDYIDDPVIAEYVQGIWQPLIAAARSRGELSAELDERFAWEVLLGRDRTVNAFALPGGYLGLHLGLIGVVGTRDELASVLAHELSHVTQRHISRLLTQQSRQAPLLLGAMVLGALAASKNPGATQALVVGGQAVAMQNQLNFSRDMEREADRVGMGLMEPAGFAPEGFVGMFEKLQQANRINDNGSWPYLRSHPLTTQRMADMQSRLPSGGLAASSAPVLVAEHAMVSARARVLSNPGVDVLRQWIAEPQGTGFAALPLARKAGVLYAAALGSSQLRDVAAARRSAGQLQQLVKGDVAAARVAQLLVAELELAAGNAPAALAAMPAGDTRRPEILLRTQIVLRTGQPGLQEVTSPLQTWLATHPRDAGAWQALAGVWSAQNQPLRAVRAEAEAQVSRYDYAAAVDRFRAGQDLARRSTLADDHFEASIIDTRLRAVQLLLREQAAER
- a CDS encoding YaeQ family protein, producing MAIKSTIFKANLQIADIDHGYYADHALTLARHPSETDERMMVRLAALAIQAHQLNDLCNGDGTLAFGAGLSDPDDPDASLTDFTGRKRVWIEVGQPEDKPLTKACSKADSVLVYCFNHASEVWWKGIETKLSRLDKLQVWRIPTEASQALAAMAERSMQLQATVQEGALTLSSNLGSVHVEPVRWK
- a CDS encoding TerC family protein produces the protein MELLSSQAFWIGLAQIIWINIILSGDNAVVIALAARSLEPRQQKLAIFWGTAAAVLLRVVLTIVAVKLMALPWLQLVGGILLLWIGVQLLNDGDDEEDEGENKQSGLMAAIRTILVADLVMSLDNVIGVAAAANGDMALLVLGLAIAIPIVIFGSTLMIKVMTRYPVIVTLGAALIGWVGGETIVSDKMLEPIVPHHSLGFYAAAALGAVLVVATGKYLQSRKTSKVAAA